In the genome of Aedes aegypti strain LVP_AGWG chromosome 2, AaegL5.0 Primary Assembly, whole genome shotgun sequence, the window tcagacggaagtaataatatagtatttataataaaaataacttacgccttcatagagttgctgatttagtccccacgtcatattttaagcacaatagaaaaacaaataattcattttcagaagaccactcaaagcacagtgacaatcatcaagattgggaacactgcttgaattaaatcaaatttattttgcatgtattattttcagaatgtgttattctgagactacctatcacaatattttgagaaaaacgcttacagtttgctctagatcgataaacatgcgtatataattttaaatgtatgggatttttcaataaaacgaccataaagagtaaatttggtacccaagaatgcggttaaaactcaagattttgctttttttatacatacaGTCATctcccctaactcgatattgaagggaccatcgagttagggaggtatcgagatacagaacacatattttttaaattttaaacttttcattattttgacaaaatacattcaaaacagtGATTTTAGCGTGACAAAGAGTACCATTTTGTCATATTTACCTATGTGGTACTCTTTCAATGGCCtgaatgaatgaaaattcaatcaccCAGAAATGGGTAGTAAAccttaattttactatcaattttatcataatattcaaatttataaaatgtATAAACATTTGAAGGgcatttgaaacttttcatgaaaatatcgagttagagaggtaagcTCACATGGAAAACTCGAACTGATCGCATCGAggtagggaacatcgagttagagaggaatcgacttacagaggtatcGAAGCAAGCTACATTGGGTCCCttcattccatcgagttaggggaaatatcgagatacagaatatcgagtaagggagagttaactgtaaatagtttctttagtaatctaaaccagttttgaacacgcttattactttacttttttgctggtagtaaaaataTGGtgaatcagcaaatttgaccataaggaatagatcactaaagtgactcagcgtcatgaactgatggaatattacactgcggaacacgtttttgtctccagcaccaaaaaaccgctattcacttaattaagggttgctgaatccattgccgttttcagaaatatcatagcacgtctagtttttgagatattggctgttgaaaatgcaaaaaatgactatttcagccaacttgcatgcaagtttgccagcttgtaaggtaatatattggcttaatttgccacagaattcaaactttatgtgtataataaTACTTATTATcaatgtttgtaatactttcgatgcgaaaaagttagtttttgatggtttagagaattgttgtttttttttcatatagaagaaacgaagaattttgtatggagactgcaagcatattgaaaaaatcggtttaatcgaaatttaatcgcgcaatttcaattaaattatgtctgaaatgaaagttcaagttctattttgcatgtttggcggattagatcacaaaaaattttgacaaatcgtactttaaatttcatgtacacatgaataaaaccagtgttttatacaactttggcgacctgcagctaaaaattgtgacgtgttggaacatttctgagactGGCACCAGATTTAGCAACACCAAATCTActaaagacacataatttgatccttgagacacgcaaaaatgtcatttttgttacgctgtgttattgatgtttttaaaagctctaccttaagttgaatagtaaaggataccaacatacaatttgttcattaaatttaggattttttcatgcgaaaaataatgcttgaaCTTGACgtacagtttttcttaggagtttttgcaaaaactatttagttcttcaaccgaaagcattttgtaagtttctgtattttcataacattgtagaataatagttgaacgatacacagaaaaccgtttacgatttcatcaataaataaaaaagatatagcataaaaaaGGTGtccactagggtgcggcttatttttcaaaagttctcaaaaccaaaaattcgtgtgctctactgaattattatcacattaaaagagaaacctcaaaatatgagccaaaaatattaacatttagaggtggcgcaagcgtcttgaaggtgaattttcaagttatgaaaaatgaccttcagtgaaataaacataactttgtaatttttcaaccgattttgaaacttttagcataaataccttcaaaattaaatttgtaaaaactttgtagaacatcgaatttatctaaaattaaaactagtcttagttataaatacttttatccaaatttttcctcattttactaaaaaaatcatttttgtttgaccattacTTCATaattactcaatcgattccgaatctttcttcatgtttttgaagcaaatttatttgtttttcattgttcatacgacacttttttttctaaaaaaaggttttgacttagtaattcaacaaaaactacccaaaaacatgatttttcaatgaaaaaatattttttttattgattatttaagttttttcgccggaaattgcattttttctgttaaacttaaatttataaagcatcttgccttaattacgagttgaacaGTGCATATATATTTTACAtacgcaaaaatatttttgttgcagaattatttaaaaattgttgcaaagtcactcacaaaggttaaacaaatgagaaaaaccagtttcagctttgatgataatatttaactggcaaataattgaaaaaactggcatttttcgttaaaaatcatgtttttgtcaGGGGgagtatacgcaacgaggtgcgcctaccgttcatgttttgtgggtgcaTTCGTTTGgttcacaacgctgctaggcatcctGCTGTTTGAgttttgaaatgcatcagcatttgctgcctggcatggcccgcgtttcaACCTGTGCTTTTTGGGTCgtcccgcgtgagagatgatgctgtttgggccGGCCCGTCCGATAGATGATTGTTAGGGGAGTTTTGTTTATAATTGACAgacgtacacccaccctggtttttgttcagtttttgctaaaaaacttggtcaagacatttttttagtgaaatgtgatgtatgaGAGGTTTGAAACCAATTGAATAAGCTTCAAAATCATatgaaaagatttggaatcggttgagtaatcctgaagttatggtcaaacaaagttgaaatttatagaaaaatgaggaaaatttttgagaaaattactaataactaaaactatttttgattttagacaaatttgatgttctatagagttttcataaatttaattttgaaggtattgatgctaaaagtttcaaaatcgattgaaaaataacacagttatgtttacttcactgaaggtcatttttcataacctgaaaatttaccttcaagacgcttgcgccacctctaaattttaatatttttggctcagattttgaggtttctcttttaatgtgattagaattcagtagagcatacgaattttttgttttgagaacttttgaaaaataagccgcaccctagtgtccactttataaaatgaacagtccttatttgaAATTTCGTTCATATTAGTCCATAAATAAATGAGATCTAGCCTATTAAAGTTGATTATTTTATATGGAACAGTTTCTAacgtattgtccaatactgtcgGTAATACGTTGAAGGACATCCGCTGTCTGCTGTGTTTGTTCGGGACCTAGTAGTTCATCATCACCCAGGCAGAAGCATTCGCTACGAAATTTATTGCAGAACACTAATTCGATAACATGTTTGAATAATGGTGAACTCTAGTATTTTGTAATTACGTTATTCGTTCATTTTTCTGATATTAGCTCGACGGAAGGTTCCACGGCGTCCCTTCGTTTGCGCAAATTTGTTCTTGATTAGGTACAGTTTCTGTTGAAAACAGATTCATCTATCGAAACGAAACAGATACGTTTTGGTTGAGATTGGTGATTGCCTGTCAAACATTAATTCCACAACCTGGAAGGgagaaatgtttgtttttcttttttaaatttctttattagtatcattctcaatattacattcatttcttatatctaggtgttctgtgttatttgacaacactatcatcctaatttggtaaaacaaatataagattttattttcattttgttaacaacatattacattcaatttgccgtagcagttcagattttttacaggtgagttgatttcacctgcttataagagaaaaaacacattttcaatttacttaacctaaacatataacgcattaatcgtcgCAATAAAAGAGTGTGACCATTTTGGgtgttctgtttgatctttcgacattgacgcttgctccttagcagtgcgtcaagaaagcccgagtagtcctcagttgttttccctctcgggtcgtgcgcctattttctctgagtgcttttatatagccgagcaaacgagttaagctgaagtggattgttgctgctcagtcaaggatgacggatcaattggtgagctcgtttcatgctactatttctattctataaaatatgtatgactgcacattcaatcgatacaacggtaggacgttaatatgattctaatgatgattctctaattcatgaattatttatgtttaacatttttttgttttcaaaacacccctttctttttatctttatttttgtaattaaaaaatctttgaacggTTCGatactacaagtgtagacttgcgaaaggttcactttattcaacaaacttttgatggttcgccactgtaagtgtcggcataagaataagagtgttctttgatgttccagccaatcgagttttttgtttcttttcaaataagtaaaatataataacacatgctttcgtcccgacagctgtaggaatgttacatttagggggacctcttttgagtttagatccaggtttcaaatacgtttcagtaattactgctatatgcacgttattaactgtaagaaaattagtggtggctttgaacattgaatcaatcattaaattcaattgttcagttagaaaattaaaatctgaggcagatatatcacttgaagtgggtacatttgatgctttcccattggaattttcggtagacaaagaggcggagtaggtgttacctgtggcggtagggtttttttccatttgatttgaaacaagtagaatggtaTTCATAGAACGAATAGggaaggagttcaaattacctgctacgatatcggcaaagtaTTTACCGTAGGTAGATACATGCGAAATTGAtagattcgaacggctatccgacggattaaaattagtttgcgaatgagcatgattatgatcttcccgatgggtatgattcctaatcaagcgatcgttaactgaaaaatgagtattgttcgatactgtaccaggaaaattcctgaaacgaccagagttgcttgctgtcactatcaacgcttgaaatttgctgatttgtacaggctgactgcgatacaattcggatcattccatttcacatcaacatcatgctgtctactccatcaccagtgcattgatagCGATAGACTTTGGATATCACTGATAGgtcaagtttagccttaaaataagcaaataaaatgacaatttatcagtactatattcttgatagtgctgcagacggattgaaactgtttgttggtcactgaaaaagtttaatagcgtgggtaattaccacgtgatcactcattctgcagtgattatgatctagagtgcgatgtcgcatcaccgctgttggttgtcaaatcaaagtgatattgatagttcgcaactgatattgacagttttagaccatcagtcATGAGctgatatgactgatattgtgcaactctggaaacgaccgttatcgtaacggatattatccttcatctgcctggcacgatcctcaatgactcttttgtgtgaagggcaattccaaaaatttgacttatgattggccccgcaattagagcatataaacttggtggtatcttccttcactggacagatgaccttggcgtgagaagaacctccgcaaatcatgcatttaacatccatgcgacaatgttttgtaccatgaccccacttttggcaacgacggcactgagtggggttctggtaatttcctccaggtttctggaaatgttcccatgtcacacggacttcgaacaaaagttttgctttttctaaagctttaatattatttagttcttttttgttaaagtgaactaccgttttgactcatattccgaacacttaaggataaaagtgacttcaaatgcatctgatggtcataaattagctgatattcgtgaaaattttgattctcCCACAAGGtataactgttagctgttgggtgagcacataaaaatgtgtattttaacttgtttagtattgtttttacgtaaaagtatggaataatattttgattcaaatgctgaacactgtgttcattctgcctcatattccgaacaccttgattcaaattccgaacagcacgaataaatcgtattctaatgaataattttgcaaacaaatttatttgagctagttttactgacccCGAACTAGACAATCAACACTACTCCCgatgtataaaatatattggaagaCGTAAAATTCAATTGCAATCGACTGCCATTTTGAGgttatttggtgacatttttcagcgaaacatttcaaccaagtcgccatacaaaaacaacaaaaagtgttcgaaatatgagtctgttcggaatttaagacaaaacggtaaataatattcttaagaaagccctttccgaacaatgccagattgggttctctttttcataatgattacttggactggggaaaatccaagtaaatcatttattccatttgtGATCTCTTTAGGTGAtttaaagcttattttagaagttaagaggtctgctactgatttggaatcgtttccctcctagatgtcgaaagataaactcttgaactcggaaagaaattgtctcatgcgttgaaaccaacctcagatgctgattgagccatttttctaCTTCagcctcctcatcatctaggacaaataggtggatCTTAGTAGCTTGTTACTCTCtaatactcttccgaccgtaacttataagtattcacaagaacagatacaacaagagcacaatttggtagatcttaccccgtaacgcacctcgaaaaggtgatctacctaCGTTACGGGTCAACTTaggagacctttcaagacgattttgaataaacgttcagttttgtcgtcataagtaaaaaattgtgcttcttctcttcaagatgtttgagaagaagttcgcgatctttaagagtttccggcaaaacgcgacagtctcctttcttttcCCCTTtctgattcccctaatggagttcaagatctcctgcctaaatcccccaaattcgaaaCAACTGACCACCATAGGCGGTACtctttcccaagacggtgtccaagaaggattaccaccgctagctttcgccaacgggtccaacaaaaaatcgaaggcacggcaaacaaggatcgtaaagggatcaatagtagaaagaatagtactgaaaagtactgttttagtagcactgaaaagtaccgtttttaattttagtttcttttatataccaaatttcttcttcttttcgttCAGTTGGCGTAGTCATGTGAATATAATGCGTGCGatctgaaaatgcttttggtcaTGAAAATAGGTTCGAATTCCATCGGTGGAAgctatttttgttatttatgaaccttgtgataattatcgcgataaatttagAGACGATAAAGTTGGATAAGTGAAAATGATCTGATCATTCTTGGCCTATCGTCAGTACTATGATCAACAATTGAGCAGATCACGCATTGAGTTTTCCGCAAAAAAGACAGCAAGGAATGGTCGGGTTggttgtaggacaaaaggttgaaggacagaaggtcgaatgacaaaaggtcgaagggacaaaaggttgaatggacaaaaggtcgaaaggataaaaggtcgaatgacgaaAAAAGACGAATGGTCAAAAATTTAGGAAGAACAAAAGGCTATGCTCTTTAGATAAAAAAGCAAGTTATCACTAAACCAAGCACAATAGTTACAGCTAAAATAGACGTGACGAAAACGCaacaaattttcacagaaaGACCGTGTGCTGAGGGAGGTTCAATTTCAGTTGCTCAACTAtattttcggggtgaaattttaTTAGACTTtgcatacaagctggcaaacttgcatacaagttggctgaaatggtcgaatttggcattttcaatagtcaatatctcaaaaactagacgtgctatgatatttttgaaaacggcaatggttTCAGCAACCTATAACTGAGTAAAtaacggtattttggtgcttgagacaaaaacgtgttccgcagtgtaatccaTTGCAAATTTTTCATTACTTgtaagatttttggaagaagccTGATTTCTAGTTGGATTCTTAGAGGTCTTCAGTGTTATGAGAAACTCAAATTCTCATTACTCACAATTGAAATTTTGCATGTGTAAGTTGTCAAAAACGCATCTCAAAAAGtaatggatgagttggctcttCTGTTTGACCCATTGTCTCGCAGTTCCACAGTTTACTCCCATAAAGCAATGTTTTTTTGTTAGTCTGGTAGAATTATAGAAATCCTTTTTAacgaaaacaacaacattcaGCTATCCCAAGTTTTTGACAGGATTTATAactcaattatttttgacgggttgagtgtgattgagtgattttgcacgaaaacaggtccggctcttagtatgtatttgcttgtattagtcacgaaaaagatgtaaacaaatcgatcagctgatggtgacgGCAAGTCtgccaaaaattttgttcgcagtTTGCCAATATGACGTCATTTTCATTGCACAACTATCCCTTCAAATACTAATTTGATCTTCGACCGCACCTCTTAACATCCCACATcgtagagcgggtccagatcacgtggggatcatacgggagcgttCCCCGGTCAAGTAtcacaattcttggaccgagtgaatttattacaccggtggattagactattctacaaattttctcaCCTTTCGTCGATCATATGCCCAAGCTTAatgaaaaattctaaacaaacatttgaaaagggctcaagATGTCTTGGACCTTTTTTCGGAAACTTTGTAGTTGATCCCATTTTAGCTCGCCCACGCAAAGTAACACCACTATCAAGAGGATTAATGTTGGCTTTtactgatagtggtattggtgagcgtgatcaagttgaattgggctcaacagcgtcttgcaaaacCATTGTTTACCAATGTTGGTGTgctcttttcaaatgtttgtccagaattatcACTGAAACGTTTATGTTACGTAAATCAGGAGCATTGCTTTTTTTGTTTGCTTCAAAATTGTATTAGTACTGCGTCGATCAGGTTGTTGCGTTATCAGTTGCAAGTTTATTTCTTTTCGTTAGTCAACAGCGAGGTGTTTTTGGTTCATGCACTGATTTGCAGTTCAAATCATAATGTCAGCGAAAACGGTACTTTTCCTCTGGTGAGTTGGTCATTCGATAATTTTCAAccgaaattttattattttcttattttttagtTTGATTCAAATCCTTGAGACCATAAGCTCTCTGGGGACAAAAACATCGTTGGCTCTGAATTGTGTCCAACCACAAAAAGCTGGAATATGTAGTCTTCGTTTTGTCAAAGTGTTAGAAAAAGATGTTATCGATAGTGCTACCCAAGCAACGTCAGACAAGGTGATACACATCGAGCAGTCACAACTGGAGTACATTCCGGAAGTTTTGTTCAACAGATTTCCACAAATGGAAACCTTTCAAGCGATTGGTGTGGGGCTGAAAAAGTTTTCTGCCGATGCTTTTGCCAAATCGCCAAAGTTGAAGCTTTTGGACGTGTCGGTCAATTCGATTAGCATCCTGCCGCAGGACGTTTTCGGAACATGTCAGCACCTGGAACTGATCAATATGGCCCAGAACAGATTGCATCTCTTCAATGGAATCGAGCTCATAGGATGCAATAAGCTTCGTCAATTAAACATATCATCCAACCAACTTATATTTATCAATTGGGATCCACTGAACGATTTGCGTCATTTAGAGCAAATTGATTTGAGTAATAACTTGATCTCCTCCGTTACAGTTCCAAGACATGTAAAACGCATTGTAGCCCGCAATAATCACATCCATAAACTGACCACTGATTCAAATTCCTTCATATTTTTGCTGGAACATTTGGATGCATCGAGAAACCGGTTGAGCAATATAGATGTTCTTGCCCGCTTCGGTAAGATGACCTACATAAATCTCTCGTACAACCGATTACTGAATGTGGATTTTGCACTGTTTAAAAACATGCCTTCCCTCGTGGAGCTTAATCTGGCCTATAATAACATATTCGTTGTAACGACGTCTGATGTTAAGCTCATTGCGCTCGAGTCGGTAGATCTGTCAAACAACGAGCTGACGCGCTTATCAGAAGCTGATAGTAAGGGATTCTCACAGGCGAGGAAACTGCTCTTGAACAATAATTATTTGGTCAAATTGGAGGTTATGAAAGGTGCAATCAACTTTCCTAGACTGCAGTCGATTTCACTGAATGGAAATGATTGGGCTTGTCCGGATATGGAGGCAATGCTTACAGAACTAGGTGCAAAGAAAATCACTGTCAAACCTACCGATGAAGCATGTGGAACTTATCAGGTCAAGAAAAGAGATTTATGCTGTCGCGATTTGAGCACTTCTTTTGACGAGCTTGTTTTGTTGGAAACACAAAAATTATCCGAGATGAGACAAGTGGACCAAAGTAGAACAGTATCAGCCTCGACCGTAAAACCAACATCGGTGACGCGTCAGAAACAAGTTTCCGTTACAGCAAACAAAGAATCAGTTTCCCGATACTCTGAAGAGATGCACAATCTATCGAATTCGTTGCGTGAGACTATGAGTCGTCTTGCTATCATCGAAGCAGAGCTAAAAGCTTCGAAAAGTGAGAAGGTCATCTTGAAAGATTCCCTGGACCGAGCACAGATCGAATTGAAAGCCCTGAATGAGAAGCTAGCTCGTTGTAAATCTACTGTTAATCAACGGACTGGACAAACTGTGCTGATTAATTGAAATACTGGGACATATAATTGATTTAAGATAAAGAATGTAAATCTTTTTGCTTTAAACAAATAAGATTTGTTTCTAAGTGTGTTTGAGGTGcgtatttttctcaaaaaacgaCAATTTTTGATGAGCTCAAAATATATGAATAtccaaattgaaaaatataaacaggCGCCCGAATGCAcatactctctctctctccataTCTGCAAATTTATCACTTTCCGCTGAACGATTTGCGTCAtttagagaaaattgatttgagtAATAACTTGACTTCCTCAGTTGCAATTCCAAGACATGTAAAGCGCATCGTGGCCCGCAATAATCACATCCATAAACTGACCACTGATTCAAATTCCTTCATATTTTTGCTGGAACATTTGGATGCATCGAGAAAACGGTTGAGCAATATAGATGTTCTTGCCACTTCGGCAAGATGACCTACATAAATCTCTCGTACAACCGATTACTGAATGTGGATTTTGTACTGTTTAAAAACATGTCTTCCCTCGTGGAGCTTAATCTGGCCCATAATAACATATTCGTTGTAACGACGTCTGATGTTAAGCTTGTTGCGCTCGAGTCAGTAGATCTGTCAAACAACGAGCTGACACGCTTATCAGAAGCCGATAGTAAGggcacggtgtctttgtggagcaactttattgcaaaaaaataggtaagtctgaaatttcaaacttaaaacaattagatttttctctttcatttgcgaccaaaatcaaaataatcggtcggggggtccagaacattttttttttaattttgtgtaaAGTGTTTATGGATATGCGTTGTTGTACCAACGCACATTGCGTGGAACGTATGGAggtacgggacaaactgcaagatcaaaccatttgaatacCTTGGCATGGaaattaaagttgttcttggtcaaaagagctgtaataagcataaatgacatatgatatacgcataatcgcaaaactgtctcaagcatcatttcaattattttccacaaaaacccttgaaaatcgtacctaaattgatcataatgatataagaagttattaggaaatatttctcgcataacttatgatctcgtcctaaggtgaagatgcatcgaagtcaaacttcgaattttcaagagcacaaatctagagaaccagacaaccttTTACgtcgaacattttattgattggtcgccaccagcgagtgacccgTGAGTtgccggttgtctgcttctctagacttgtgctattggaaattcgaggtttggcttctacgTATCTTCACCctaaaaaccattggtaactgagtgtgtagctcgttgttattaagcagataaacggacaaaaataaaaactgtcactgctgggagacagagggggatgatcttctcttcatcgtagcattgtgaaataaagtgtaaatccattcgtttgctcagtaataacagtAATTTGGTCacctatggcttttaggacgagatcatacaTTATGCGAATTTCCTCTTTTTACTCGTAGATACAAAAGTGAAACACCGGAatcttttcaaatgtattacataacataacagtctctatatgaactttgaatCGCAATAGCAATTGCAAAACTGGAATTATGttcaactttttaattttttactgATCAATATTAGCAAAATGAGTATTCTGTGGGGTTGTGCTAAATGaatattgcattcaaaaatttactagaatattatgaacatttgtatgaaaatgcaaacttcaaattttgagcgct includes:
- the LOC5572910 gene encoding protein artichoke, with translation MSAKTVLFLCLIQILETISSLGTKTSLALNCVQPQKAGICSLRFVKVLEKDVIDSATQATSDKVIHIEQSQLEYIPEVLFNRFPQMETFQAIGVGLKKFSADAFAKSPKLKLLDVSVNSISILPQDVFGTCQHLELINMAQNRLHLFNGIELIGCNKLRQLNISSNQLIFINWDPLNDLRHLEQIDLSNNLISSVTVPRHVKRIVARNNHIHKLTTDSNSFIFLLEHLDASRNRLSNIDVLARFGKMTYINLSYNRLLNVDFALFKNMPSLVELNLAYNNIFVVTTSDVKLIALESVDLSNNELTRLSEADSKGFSQARKLLLNNNYLVKLEVMKGAINFPRLQSISLNGNDWACPDMEAMLTELGAKKITVKPTDEACGTYQVKKRDLCCRDLSTSFDELVLLETQKLSEMRQVDQSRTVSASTVKPTSVTRQKQVSVTANKESVSRYSEEMHNLSNSLRETMSRLAIIEAELKASKSEKVILKDSLDRAQIELKALNEKLARCKSTVNQRTGQTVLIN